A segment of the Bacteroides acidifaciens genome:
CATGGAAAAGACGTTTCCCAAAGAGCAGACTTGAGAGAACGGATTGTAGTGGCGGCAATGGAAGCTTTCAGAACGAAAGGTATCAAGAGTATTACAATGGACGATATTGCGGCAGCATTGGGCATATCCAAACGTACCCTTTACGAAGTCTTTTCGGATAAAGAATCATTGTTGAAAGAATGCATATTGAAGGCTCAGGGAGACAGGGACAAATATTTGCAGCAGGTATATGAGGAGTCGCACAACGTGCTTGAGGTTATACTTGCCGTGTTCCAGAAAAGCATTGAAATGTTTCATCAAACAAATAAACGCTTTTTTGAAGACATCAAGAAATATCCGAGGGTACATGAGATGATGAGAGCCCGTCAGGACAGTGATTCAGAGAAAACGATGTCCTTCTTTAAGGTAGGAGTCGATCAAGGTATTTTTCGTCCGGATGTGAATTTTGCTATTGTCAACATGTTGGTGCGCGAGCAGTTTGATGTGCTGCTGAATACGGACATTTGCAATGAATATCCTTTTATAGAAGTGTACGAGTCTATCATGTTTACTTATATTCGCGGCATCTCCACAGAGAAAGGAGCCAAGGTATTGGAAGACTTTATACAAGAATATCGTAAGAACCGCATTGAAGAAAAGGAAGAATGAGGTTCAGTTGACAAACAATTAAAGATTTAATTAGAAACCAGTTTTATGAACAAAATGAAAAGACCGACAGGTAAGAAGATTCTTCTGATGGCTGTGGTAGTCTGTGCGTTTGGCTTTGCGAAAGCTCAGGAGACTCAGGTAGCGGGGAATACGCTAACCTTAACCTTAGACAAAGCCTTAGAAATTGCCTTGGATGAGAATCCGACAATGAAAGTGGCGGCAGAAGAAATTGCTTTGAAGAAAGTAGCCGGCAAAGAAGCATGGCAAAGTCTGTTGCCCGAAGCCAGCATCGCCGGGTCTGTGGACCACACGATTAAGGCAGCCGAGATGAAATTGAATGATATGTCGTTCAAGATGGGACAGGACGGTACGAACACCGCCAATGCCGGATTGAGCATAAATCTGCCTCTGTTTGTGCCAGGCGTGTATCGCGCTATGTCAATGACAAAGACAGACATTGAACTTGCGGTAGAGAAGTCGCGCGCTTCCAAACTGGATTTGGTGAATCAGGTAAGTAAAGCCTACTATCAGTTGATGCTTGCCCAAGACAGCTACGAAGTGCTTCAGGGAAGCTACAAACTGGCAGAGGACAATTACAATGTAGTCAATGCCAAGTATCAGCAGGGGACTGTGAGCGAATATGATAAAATCAGTGCGGAAGTGCAGATGCGCAGCATCAAACCGAACCTGATTGCGGCAGCCAACGCAGTGACTTTGGCTAAGTTGCAGCTCAAAGTGCTGATGGGCATAACAGCCGATGTGGAGATTAAGATTAACGACAGTCTGACTAAGTACGAGATGGAGATGTTTGCCAACCAGTTGAAGGAAGAGGACGTAAATCTGAACAACAATACCACTATGAAGCAGTTAGACCTGAATATGAAGTTGTTGGAAAAGAATGTAAAGTCTTTGAAAACCAACTTTATGCCGACGCTTTCGATGAGCTTCTCCTACAAATACCAATCCTTGTATAATCCGAATATCAATTTCTTCGATTATAGCTGGAGCAACAGTTCGAACTTGATGTTCAACCTAAGCATCCCCTTGTATAAGGCAAGTAACTTTACGAAAATAAAATCCGCCCGTATTCAGATGCGTCAGCTCGACTGGAACCGTATAGACACGGAAAGACAGTTGAATATGCAGATTGTAAGTTGCCGCAACAATATGGCTGCCAGTACAGAACAGGTAGTCAGCAACAAAGAGAACGTGCTGCAGGCTAAGAAAGCGGTGGTGATAGCCGAAAAACGCTATGATGTAGGTAAGGGTACGGTGCTCGAACTAAACAGTTCTCAGGTATCACTGACGCAAGCCCAGCTCACTTACAATCAGTCAATATATGATTATCTGGTTGCTAAGGCAGACCTCGACCAGGTTTTGGGAAAAGAATAAAGATAGACAACTAAAAAATTACAACTAAGGAATATGAAAAAAAGTATCCAATTAGTAGCCCTGCTGTTAACTGTGTTTATGGGCTCATGTACAGGTGGAAAAGACAAAGCTACTGTGGAACACGTGGACGCAAAACCCATCGTGAAACTGGCAGATGTAAAAGCTCGCCCCGTAGACCAGATACAGGATTATACAGCGACCGTAGAAGCGGAAGTGAAAAACAACATCGCTCCTTCGTCTCCTGTGCGTATCGACCGTATCTTTGTAGAAGTGGGCGACCGTGTATCAAAAGGACAGAAATTAGTGCAGATGGATGCGGCCAACCTCGACCAGACAAAGTTGCAACTCGACAATCAGGAAATAGAATTCAACCGTATTAACGAATTATATAAAGTAGGCGGTGCTTCCAAATCCGAGTGGGATGCTTCGAAGATGCAGCTCGATGTAAAACGGACTGCTTATAATAATCTGTTGGAAAACACCTTTCTGCTGAGCCCGATTAACGGTGTAGTTACTGCGCGCAACTATGACAATGGCGACATGTACAGTGGTGGAACACCTGTATTGGTCGTAGAACAGATCACTCCGGTGAAACTTTTGATTAACGTATCCGAAACCTATTTCACCAAAGTGAAAAAAGGTGCGCCGGTAGATGTGAAACTGGATGTGTATGGTGATGAAGTATTCAAGGGGACCATCAATCTGGTTTATCCTACGATAGACGCAGCTACCCGTACATTCCAGGTAGAAATCAGACTCGACAACAGAGACCAGCGTGTGCGTCCGGGAATGTTTGCTCGGGCGACGTTGAATTTCGGTACGGCCGACAATGTGGTTGTTCCCGATTTGGCTATCGTGAAGCAGGCAGGTTCCGGCGACCGTTACGTGTTTGTTTATAAAGATGGTAAAGTATCTTATAATAAGGTAGAGTTAGGTAGACGTATGGGCTCGGAATACGAACTGAAATCCGGTGTGCCCGATAATTCTCAGGTTGTAGTTGCCGGCCAGTCACGTTTGGTGAACGGTGTGGAAGTAGAAGTTGAGAAATAAGTTTATAATGTGATATAAAACCTATTAAACATGAGTTTATACGAAGGTGCGGTTAAGAAACCGATTATGACCTCGCTCTGCTTCCTGGCAGTGGTGATTTTTGGTCTTTTCTCTTTGTCCAAATTACCTATCGACTTGTATCCGGACATTGATACGAATACGATTATGGTAATGACCGCTTATCCCGGTGCAAGTGCTTCGGATATAGAAAATAATGTAACTCGTCCGCTCGAAAATACCTTGAATGCGGTGAGTAACCTGAAACATATTACCTCTCGTTCTTCCGAGAATATGTCATTGATTACATTGGAGTTCGAGTTTGGTAACGATATTGATGTTCTGACCAATGATGTGCGTGACAAACTCGACATGGTAAGCTCGCAGCTTCCCGATGATGTCGAGAATCCGATTATCTTCAAATTCAGTACGGACATGATTCCCATCGTGCTGCTTTCCGTACAGGCGAACGAGAGCCAGTCTGCGCTTTATAAGATATTGGACGACCGTGTGGTAAACCCGCTGGCACGTATTCCGGGAGTCGGAACCGTGTCTATCAGTGGTGCGCCGCAGCGTGAGATTCAGGTGTATTGCGACCCTAACAAACTGGAAGCCTATCACCTGACCATCGAAACCATCAGTTCCATTATCGGTGCCGAGAACAGGAACATCCCTGGTGGTAACTTCGATATCGGTAGTGAAACCTACGCGTTGCGTGTAGAAGGCGAGTTCGACGACTCCCGCCAGTTGGCAGACGTAGTGGTAGGTACGTATAATGGGGCGAATGTCTTTTTGCGCGATGTCGCCCGCATCGTCGACTCTGTGGAAGAGCGTGCACAGGAGACCTATAACAACGGTGTGAAGGGTGCCATGATTATCGTGCAGAAGCAGGCGGGCGCCAATTCGGTGGAAATCTCCAAGAAAGTGGCGGACGCATTGCCGAGGCTTCAGAAGAACCTGCCGAGCGACGTGAAAATCGGTGTCATCGTCGATACGTCCGACAACATCCTCAACACCATCGACAGTTTGACCGAAACCGTCATGTATGCCCTGCTCTTCGTGGTAATCGTCGTGTTCCTCTTCTTGGGACGCTGGCGCGCAACGCTGATTATCTGTATCACCATCCCGCTTTCGTTGATTGCCTCGTTCATTTACCTGGCGATTAGTGGGAATACGATTAATATTATTTCGCTTTCATCACTTTCTATTGCTATCGGTATGGTGGTGGACGATGCGATTGTGGTGCTCGAAAACGTGACGACCCATATCGAGCGTGGCTCCGACCCCAAACAGGCGGCAGTGCACGGTACGAACGAGGTGGCAATCTCTGTAGTCGCTTCTACGCTTACGATGATTGCCGTGTTCTTCCCCTTGACGATGGTAAGCGGTATGTCGGGTGTGCTTTTCAAACAGTTGGGTTGGATGATGTGTGCTATCATGTTCATCTCTACCGTTTCGGCACTGTCGCTCACGCCGATGCTCTGTTCGCAGTTGCTCCGTTTGCAGAAGAAGCAGTCGAAAGCCTTCAAGCTCTTCTTTACTCCGATTGAGAAGACGCTCGACGGACTCGACACCTGGTATGCAAGGATGCTCAACTGGGCGGTTCGCCATCGCTGGACGGTTATCTCCGGATGTATCGCCTTTTTCCTCCTCAGTCTGTTGTGTGCTAAAGGCATCGGTACGGAGTTCTTCCCCGCACAGGACAACGCCCGTATTGCGGTGAAGTTAGAGTTGCCCATCGGTACGCGCAAGGAGATTGCCCAAGAACTTTCGGCGAAACTGACCGAACAGTGGCGCACGAAGTATAAAGGCATCATGAAAGTGTGCAACTATACAGTAGGTCAGGCAGACTCCGATAATACATGGGCGTCTATGCAGGACAACGGTTCGCATATCATCTCCTTCAACATCAGCCTTGTCGACCCGGGCGACCGCGATGTGACGTTGGAAACTGTCTGTGACGAAATGCGCGACGACCTCAAGGCATATCCTGAATTCAGCAAGGCACAGGTGATTCTTGGTGGTAGTAACACGGGTATGTCTGCCCAGGCAAGCGCCGACTTCGAGGTTTACGGATACGACATGGAGCTGACCGATAGCGTGTCGGCATGCCTTAAACGCGAGCTGCTCAATGTGAAGGGAGTGACCGAAGTCAATATCAGCCGTAGCGACTACCAGCCCGAATACCAGGTGGACTTCGACCGCGAGAAGTTGGCAATGCACGGATTGAATCTCTCTACGGCAGGTACCTTCCTGCGCAACCGTATCAACGGTTCCGTAGCTTCCAAATATCGTGAGGACGGCGACGAGTACGACATCAAGGTGCGTTACGCTCCCGAATACCGTACCAGCCTGGAAAGCATCGAAAACATCCTTATCTATAATTCACAGGGACAGGCGGTGCGCGTGAAAGATGTGGGAACGGTTGTCGAACGTTTCGCCCCGCCCACCATCGAGCGTAAAGACCGCGAACGTATTGTGACCGTTTCCGCCGTTATCTCGGGTGTTCCGTTGGGCGACGTGGTGGCTGCCGGCAATAAGATTATCGACAAGATGGATTTGCCGGGCGACGTGACGATACAGATTTCCGGTTCTTACGAAGACCAGCAGGATTCGTTCCGCGACTTGGGAACATTGGGGATTCTGATTGTAATTCTCGTATTTATCGTGATGGCAGCACAGTTTGAGTCACTGACTTATCCGTTCATTCTGATTCTTTCCGTATTCTTTGCACTGAGTGGTATTTTGATGGCATTGTTTATCACTAATACTACATTGAGTGTGATGAGTCTGTTGGGAGGTATCATGCTGATTGGTATCGTGGTGAAAAACGGTATTGTGCTTATCGACTACACCATCCTCTGCCGTGAGCGCGGGCAGTCCATCCTTAATGCGGTGGTGACGGCGGGCAAGAGCCGCTTGCGTCCGGTATTGATGACCACTGCCACGACCATTCTCGGTATGATTCCGATGGCAGTCAGCACGGGACAGGGAGCGGAGATGTGGAGTCCGATGGCGATTTCCGTAATCGGTGGTCTGGCAGTCTCTACCATCCTGACGTTGATTTACGTACCGGTGATGTACTGCATCTTCGGTAGTGTGGGAGTTCGCCGCCAACGCCGCAAGATTAAGCAGGCACGCGAGATGAACGAGTACTTCCAACTGCATAAAGATGAAATCATTAAGAAATAAATAGAACGAAACGCAATGAAATCTATATTAATAACATTCGACCAGGCTTATTACGAGCGCATCATAGCATTGCTCGACCGTATGGGTTGCCGTGGATTTACGTATTTGGATAAGGTGCAGGGACGCGGCTCCAAGACAGGCGAACCGCATTACGGCAGCCACGCATGGCCCAGTATGTGTTCCGCCATCATCACGGTGGTGGAGGATACGAAGGTGGACCCGTTGCTGGACGCGCTGCACCAGATGGACTTGGAGACCGAACAGTTAGGCTTGCGCGCCTTTGTATGGGGTATCGAACGGACGATTTAACGGGATAGTTCTTCGTCCGGTGGAGATGAGAAGTGCCCCTCAAAAGTCTTGTATTCGACTTTTGAGGGGCACTTCTGTCGTTTGTTAGCCTTTTGCTCGGTGAGTTGCTTCGGTTTACCGTTTCCTGAAATATAGCATATATGATAAGGTGGCTAAAGCCAGTATCAGATTTGTCAAAGCGATACATGACACTTTGATTGCATAATCATCAATCAGGAGATGCATACAGACGGAGACGGCTATGGCAAACACAAACATTCCGCATAGTTTCCATAGCACATTCGGGGAAATCGTGCCGGGCTGTTTGATTAGCTGCCCGAGGAACACGCCGCTTGTAGTACAAATGGCGGCAAAAGAGAAGGTGAACCATGTATCGTTCTCAGTACACGTCAAGACTGTGAGCAGCCCTAAGAGAATGGTTGCGAATAGGGTTAACTTGATGAGTGGATTCATAAAAGTGTTGTTTATGGATGAATGACTGATAGAATACTTGTTTTTTCACCTGTTACCTCTTTGCCTTGTACTTGAAGAGCAGGAAACAGGCGCTCTGCACAAAGATACTTATGAAAACAAGTTTGATATTGTCGGCGGGTAGCGCGTGTCCGCGCAGTACTTCCGTAATCTTAAGGGCGCAAGGCAGCGTCAGTGCAAACGTCAGCGCATATTGCATGGCTTTGTATCTGAAGCCGGAGTCTTCCGGTTTTGTAGTCCGGCAACACATGGGAAACAGCCACACCAACATCATACAAATGGCGATAGAGACGAATCTGTCATACACAAATGTCTCCGCGAGTATTTCATATACTCCCCAAACTGCGAGCAGCAAGAGAATCGCCGCGTCTGTTCTGTTTTCTTTCAGTAGTTTCATAGGAATTGGTTTTTATAGTGTGATAATATTGCAATCATTACCTATATAGGAAACGGTTGGTTGCTTTATGCGAAACGTCTGTGTCGTTGCATTGACACGACCGTTTCCATACATTGACACACTCGTTTCCATACGTTGATACGACTGTTTCCATGCATGGATACGGTCGTGTCCATTGCGGGAAACGGATGGAAACTCCAAATGCTTGTCAATGTGATAAATAACGTTAGTTGTATAGATAGCAGCAAAAGAGAAGAAGGACAAGTAGTCGTTCCCGGTGCGCATTAAGACCGTGAGCGGCTCTGAGAGGATAAGGACAAGCGTGCCCGGTTTGATTCGTGCTTTCATAAGAGTATTGTTTGGGTGTGCGACTTGGACGATTACAATATTATGTAAAATATTGTAGATTAGCAAGTTTTTCTTTTGTTATTTTAGGGGGAAGGTTGATATAAACTGAGACGAACTCTTTTTCATTAGCTTTGTCCTTAGCTTCACACTAAAACACCTGATAAGATGGCAAAGGAACTTATCCTTTTAGCCTGTCTGTTCCTTTCGTTCATACGGGAGAACTGCTGAACAATCATCAGTAAGAATTGGGAGCGAATACGTTGAGTATGGCTATGCTGATGGGCGTGAACCTGTTGGAGAGGTTCTCGAAAGTTATTCTGAATCTTAAAGAGATGTATTTGGAAGCGATACCGTAATCCCTCTTTCCGGGCAAGCGGTAGCATCTTTCGTCGGCAACGTGATTGACTTCTGCAAATGCGTATCAACCATATCTTTTGCTGACTTTTATTCCTTTTCGTTCGGCATTTTCGTCATTTTTATCTAAGTTTGCATCCCCTATTCCTATTTTTAGATAAGATGAAGATAATCAAGAACTATCTGACATATTCCTTGTGGCTTGTGCTGACGGTATTTGCCGCTTTGCTCGGGCTTCATTGGCTGCCTGCCATCACCGTCGACGGACACACCATGCGGCGTGTCGACCTTTTGAGCGACCTCCGCTATCCGGACGCGGATACCGCCGCAGCCGATTCGGACAGCATCCCTCTGCCGCCCGTCGTGAAACCGGAGTTTGTAGATACCTGCCGTGCGGGTATGACCTGCATTGAAGATTACAGCGATTCTACCTACCGTGGAATGGCTCCCTTTTATGAAGCCCTCGACCGTGTTTCTTCCGGGACTTCCGGTTCCGGTGACAACTTAGTGCGTATTGCCGTATTCGGTGACTCCTTTATCGAAGCGGACATCTTTACCGCCGACCTGCGGGAGATGCTCCAAAAAAGATTCGGTGGTTGCGGAGTAGGTTTTGTCACCATCACTTCCATGACAAGCGGCTATCGTCCTACGGTGCGGCATATGTTCAGCGGATGGTCAAGTCACGCAGTGACGGACAGTGTTTATTTCGACAGGAAGAAACAAGGCATCTCCGGTCATTATTTCGTTCCCCGAAACGGAGCTTATGTAGAGTTGCGCGGGCAGAACAAATACGCTTCGCTGCTCGATACCTGCCAGCGTGCCTCTATCTTCTTTTATAATAAAGCTTCCGTTCATCTCTCCGCCCGTGTGAACAGAGGAGACAGCAGGAGTTACGTATTGGCGCCTTCCAAAAGTCTGCAGGAAGTGCAAGTAGACGGACGTATCGGCTCTATCCGCTGGACGGTAGACCGTGCCGACTCCACGCTCTTCTACGGATTGGCAATGGATGGAAAGCAAGGTATCATTCTTGATAACTTCTCATTACGTGGAAGTTCCGGACTTTCCCTGCGCGGCATCCCGCAACAAATGCTGAAAGAGTTTAACCGCCAACGCCCCTACGACTTGATTATTCTCGAATACGGGTTGAACGTCGCTACCGAACGAGGACGCAATTACGATAACTACCAAAAAGGACTGCTGGCAGCCATCGAACATCTGAAAACATGCTTTCCGCAAGCCGGAATCCTGCTGTTGAGTGTCGGCGACCGTGACTACAAAAACGAGAACGGCGACCTTCGCACCATGCCGGGGGTCAAGAATCTGATTCGTTATCAGCAGAACATTGCCGCCGAAAGCGGTATCGCCTTTTGGAATATGTTCGAGGCAATGGGCGGTGATGGCAGCATGGCGAAACTGGTTCATGCCAAACCGTCCATGGCAAACTACGACTATACGCATATAAACTTCCGGGGCGGCAAGCACCTGGCAGGACTGCTTTATGAAACATTGATATACGGTAAAGAACAATATGACAGGAGAAAAGCCTATGAGAAAGAATAACCTGCTGCCTGTCTTTATACTTATATTGGCGGGAATCCTGACTGCTCCCTGTTTTCTTTTAAAGATAACAGCACAAGACCGTATTCCTGCCTGTCCGCCGTTAGGCAAGACTTTAAAGAAAATCAAACCCTTGCGTGAAATGACCTGGGCGAATGATACCATCTCTGCACAAGTCTTCTTTCCGACAGTTTTCCGCGAAACCGGACGGAATGAGATTATCGACAGCATTGCCTTGTTGGCTCCTGTCTTCGAACATATCCGCCAAGTGCATGCCGGATTGTCCGAAGATACAGTCCGCATCGTTCATATCGGCGACAGCCACGTGCGCGGGCATATTTATCCGCAGACTACCGGAGCCCGCCTGACCGAGACCTTCGGGGCTGTCTCCTACATTGACAAAGGGGTGAACGGAGCTACCTGTCTCACCTTTACCCATCCCGACCGTATCGCCGAAATCGCAGCCTTGAAACCCGAGCTGCTGATTCTTTCTTTCGGGACGAACGAAAGCCATAACCGGCGTTACAGTATCAACGTACATTACAACCAGATGGACGAACTTGTCAAACTCCTGCGCGACAGTCTCCCCAATGTGCCTATTCTTTTCACGACTCCGCCGGGCTCGTATGAAAGTTTCCGGCAAAGAAGGCGCAGACGTACCTATGCCATTAATCCCCGCACGGCGACAGCCGCAGAGACAATCCGCCGCTATGCTAAAAATAACCGCCTGCTGGTATGGGATATGTACGATGTAGTCGGAGGCAAGCGTCGCGCCTGCACCAATTGGACGGAAGCCAAATTGATGCGTCCCGATCATGTACATTATCTACCCGAAGGATATATCCTTCAAGGAAATTTATTATACCAAGCCATCATCAAAGCATATAACGATTATGTTTCCCATTGATATAGATTTCAGCAGACTAAAAGAGGTATTTACTTACGACCCGCAAGCACCGATGATATTCAGCAGTGGTATCTTTCTTTGGCTGTTTGCTGCTTTTATGGTTGTGTACGTGTTGTTACAGCACAAATATACTGCCCGTATCTTGTTTGTCACCCTCTTTTCCTATTACTTCTACTACAAGAGTAGCGGCACTTATTTCTTTCTGCTCGCCCTCGTCACCGTTTGCGACTTCTTCCTGGCGCAACTCATGGCTCGTGCCGAAGGCTATTGGAAACGTAAGGGATTGGTGGCTCTGAGCTTAAGTGTCAATTTGGGGCTTCTTGCCTATTTCAAATATACCAATTTCCTGGGCGGAGTCATTGCGTCCTTGATGGGAGGGGAGTTCACGGCACTCGACATCTTCCTGCCGGTCGGTATCTCCTTCTTTACTTTCCAGTCCCTGAGCTACACCATCGACGTCTACCGGAAAGATATAAAACCTCTGACGAACCTGCTGGATTATGCTTTCTATGTATCTTTCTTCCCGCAGTTGGTGGCAGGCCCTATCGTTCGTGCCCGCGACTTTATCCCGCAGATACGAAAACCGCTCTTTGTCTCGCAGGAGATGTTCGGACGGGGAATTTTCCTGATTCTCTCCGGCTTGTTCAAGAAAGCGATAATCTCCGACTATATCAGTGTCAACTTTGTAGAGCGTATCTTTGACAATCCCACTCTCTATTCGGGAGTTGAGAACCTGATGGGGCTTTACGGATATGCTTTGCAGATTTACTGCGACTTCTCCGGATATAGTGACATGGCTATCGGTATCGCTTTGCTGCTGGGGTTCCATTTCAACCTGAACTTTAATTCTCCTTATAAGTCCGCTTCCATTACCGAATTTTGGCGTCGGTGGCACATCTCCCTGTCCAGTTGGCTGAAAGACTATTTATACATATCCTTAGGTGGAAACCGGAAAGGAAAGTTCCGTCAATACCTGAATCTGATAATCACTATGTTTTTGGGCGGATTATGGCACGGAGCATCCTGGAATTTTGTACTGTGGGGAACCTTCCACGGTGTTGCTTTGGCATTGCACAAAATGTGGATGACAATCACCGGGCGCAAGAAAGGCGAGCAAAGCCAC
Coding sequences within it:
- a CDS encoding efflux RND transporter permease subunit yields the protein MSLYEGAVKKPIMTSLCFLAVVIFGLFSLSKLPIDLYPDIDTNTIMVMTAYPGASASDIENNVTRPLENTLNAVSNLKHITSRSSENMSLITLEFEFGNDIDVLTNDVRDKLDMVSSQLPDDVENPIIFKFSTDMIPIVLLSVQANESQSALYKILDDRVVNPLARIPGVGTVSISGAPQREIQVYCDPNKLEAYHLTIETISSIIGAENRNIPGGNFDIGSETYALRVEGEFDDSRQLADVVVGTYNGANVFLRDVARIVDSVEERAQETYNNGVKGAMIIVQKQAGANSVEISKKVADALPRLQKNLPSDVKIGVIVDTSDNILNTIDSLTETVMYALLFVVIVVFLFLGRWRATLIICITIPLSLIASFIYLAISGNTINIISLSSLSIAIGMVVDDAIVVLENVTTHIERGSDPKQAAVHGTNEVAISVVASTLTMIAVFFPLTMVSGMSGVLFKQLGWMMCAIMFISTVSALSLTPMLCSQLLRLQKKQSKAFKLFFTPIEKTLDGLDTWYARMLNWAVRHRWTVISGCIAFFLLSLLCAKGIGTEFFPAQDNARIAVKLELPIGTRKEIAQELSAKLTEQWRTKYKGIMKVCNYTVGQADSDNTWASMQDNGSHIISFNISLVDPGDRDVTLETVCDEMRDDLKAYPEFSKAQVILGGSNTGMSAQASADFEVYGYDMELTDSVSACLKRELLNVKGVTEVNISRSDYQPEYQVDFDREKLAMHGLNLSTAGTFLRNRINGSVASKYREDGDEYDIKVRYAPEYRTSLESIENILIYNSQGQAVRVKDVGTVVERFAPPTIERKDRERIVTVSAVISGVPLGDVVAAGNKIIDKMDLPGDVTIQISGSYEDQQDSFRDLGTLGILIVILVFIVMAAQFESLTYPFILILSVFFALSGILMALFITNTTLSVMSLLGGIMLIGIVVKNGIVLIDYTILCRERGQSILNAVVTAGKSRLRPVLMTTATTILGMIPMAVSTGQGAEMWSPMAISVIGGLAVSTILTLIYVPVMYCIFGSVGVRRQRRKIKQAREMNEYFQLHKDEIIKK
- a CDS encoding PG0541 family transporter-associated protein, with the translated sequence MKSILITFDQAYYERIIALLDRMGCRGFTYLDKVQGRGSKTGEPHYGSHAWPSMCSAIITVVEDTKVDPLLDALHQMDLETEQLGLRAFVWGIERTI
- a CDS encoding TetR/AcrR family transcriptional regulator → MTEHGKDVSQRADLRERIVVAAMEAFRTKGIKSITMDDIAAALGISKRTLYEVFSDKESLLKECILKAQGDRDKYLQQVYEESHNVLEVILAVFQKSIEMFHQTNKRFFEDIKKYPRVHEMMRARQDSDSEKTMSFFKVGVDQGIFRPDVNFAIVNMLVREQFDVLLNTDICNEYPFIEVYESIMFTYIRGISTEKGAKVLEDFIQEYRKNRIEEKEE
- a CDS encoding SGNH/GDSL hydrolase family protein yields the protein MKIIKNYLTYSLWLVLTVFAALLGLHWLPAITVDGHTMRRVDLLSDLRYPDADTAAADSDSIPLPPVVKPEFVDTCRAGMTCIEDYSDSTYRGMAPFYEALDRVSSGTSGSGDNLVRIAVFGDSFIEADIFTADLREMLQKRFGGCGVGFVTITSMTSGYRPTVRHMFSGWSSHAVTDSVYFDRKKQGISGHYFVPRNGAYVELRGQNKYASLLDTCQRASIFFYNKASVHLSARVNRGDSRSYVLAPSKSLQEVQVDGRIGSIRWTVDRADSTLFYGLAMDGKQGIILDNFSLRGSSGLSLRGIPQQMLKEFNRQRPYDLIILEYGLNVATERGRNYDNYQKGLLAAIEHLKTCFPQAGILLLSVGDRDYKNENGDLRTMPGVKNLIRYQQNIAAESGIAFWNMFEAMGGDGSMAKLVHAKPSMANYDYTHINFRGGKHLAGLLYETLIYGKEQYDRRKAYEKE
- a CDS encoding efflux RND transporter periplasmic adaptor subunit; protein product: MKKSIQLVALLLTVFMGSCTGGKDKATVEHVDAKPIVKLADVKARPVDQIQDYTATVEAEVKNNIAPSSPVRIDRIFVEVGDRVSKGQKLVQMDAANLDQTKLQLDNQEIEFNRINELYKVGGASKSEWDASKMQLDVKRTAYNNLLENTFLLSPINGVVTARNYDNGDMYSGGTPVLVVEQITPVKLLINVSETYFTKVKKGAPVDVKLDVYGDEVFKGTINLVYPTIDAATRTFQVEIRLDNRDQRVRPGMFARATLNFGTADNVVVPDLAIVKQAGSGDRYVFVYKDGKVSYNKVELGRRMGSEYELKSGVPDNSQVVVAGQSRLVNGVEVEVEK
- a CDS encoding MBOAT family O-acyltransferase, translating into MFPIDIDFSRLKEVFTYDPQAPMIFSSGIFLWLFAAFMVVYVLLQHKYTARILFVTLFSYYFYYKSSGTYFFLLALVTVCDFFLAQLMARAEGYWKRKGLVALSLSVNLGLLAYFKYTNFLGGVIASLMGGEFTALDIFLPVGISFFTFQSLSYTIDVYRKDIKPLTNLLDYAFYVSFFPQLVAGPIVRARDFIPQIRKPLFVSQEMFGRGIFLILSGLFKKAIISDYISVNFVERIFDNPTLYSGVENLMGLYGYALQIYCDFSGYSDMAIGIALLLGFHFNLNFNSPYKSASITEFWRRWHISLSSWLKDYLYISLGGNRKGKFRQYLNLIITMFLGGLWHGASWNFVLWGTFHGVALALHKMWMTITGRKKGEQSHGWRRIFGVIISFHFVCFCWIFFRNADFQNSMDMLKQIFTTFRPQLFPQLLEGYWKVFALMLLGFLLHFAPDSWENAVCRGVIRMPFVGKALMMVVLIYVVIQMKSSEIQPFIYFQF
- a CDS encoding TolC family protein, whose protein sequence is MNKMKRPTGKKILLMAVVVCAFGFAKAQETQVAGNTLTLTLDKALEIALDENPTMKVAAEEIALKKVAGKEAWQSLLPEASIAGSVDHTIKAAEMKLNDMSFKMGQDGTNTANAGLSINLPLFVPGVYRAMSMTKTDIELAVEKSRASKLDLVNQVSKAYYQLMLAQDSYEVLQGSYKLAEDNYNVVNAKYQQGTVSEYDKISAEVQMRSIKPNLIAAANAVTLAKLQLKVLMGITADVEIKINDSLTKYEMEMFANQLKEEDVNLNNNTTMKQLDLNMKLLEKNVKSLKTNFMPTLSMSFSYKYQSLYNPNINFFDYSWSNSSNLMFNLSIPLYKASNFTKIKSARIQMRQLDWNRIDTERQLNMQIVSCRNNMAASTEQVVSNKENVLQAKKAVVIAEKRYDVGKGTVLELNSSQVSLTQAQLTYNQSIYDYLVAKADLDQVLGKE
- a CDS encoding SGNH/GDSL hydrolase family protein codes for the protein MRKNNLLPVFILILAGILTAPCFLLKITAQDRIPACPPLGKTLKKIKPLREMTWANDTISAQVFFPTVFRETGRNEIIDSIALLAPVFEHIRQVHAGLSEDTVRIVHIGDSHVRGHIYPQTTGARLTETFGAVSYIDKGVNGATCLTFTHPDRIAEIAALKPELLILSFGTNESHNRRYSINVHYNQMDELVKLLRDSLPNVPILFTTPPGSYESFRQRRRRRTYAINPRTATAAETIRRYAKNNRLLVWDMYDVVGGKRRACTNWTEAKLMRPDHVHYLPEGYILQGNLLYQAIIKAYNDYVSH